TAGCAGTTGTTAGTTAGTTACGTAAGTCAGTAAGCAGTTTCAGATTTGTTGTACGAGGCAAAGAATGAGAATGACATTTATGTACTCATTAATGAGAAGTTAATCAGTTCTATCTTCTTTTCAGATGTTTCTATTAAGTTTGTGTTCAACATTCTTACCTAGTTTCCTTCaatactaaacacttaaattttaaactaaacttttttaaaaataattctcaAAAGTAATTTTATACAACATTCcttaaaagcacttttcaaaaatattattaaactaGCCGTTAATAGTTGATGCTATAAAGGAGGTTGGTTTGTGCCACTTAGCTACGAGGAGTCCTCGGACTTTCCACGAGGAGAGATTCTTAAAAGTTCTCAAAAAGTATTCTCGAGGTGCAAAAGTATAGCAGTTTCCTCGAGTGATTTAATTAAAAGGCTATCCATGAAAAATTCCCCAGAAGTATCCTCAAGGTGTAAGGTATTACAATCATAGgactcataaaataattttaacaagaaTGACTAGTGGATCATACTTGTCTGCTTTCTTCTACTTGTTTCATTTCAATCCACtatgatttaaatattattttttattattatatacattttttaattttctaatttatatcCCACATATTAACAAGTCGTATATCATAACTGAATTGGGTCACATGAATGTTAACCAATACCAATATAAATCAAATAGCAGCTTGATCTAAACAAATTTAATTAcgaattatgtatttttatacaAATTGAAAAAAGCaaacttaataaattaatgaatcaacttattttttttacttatttacaatttagttggtcaaaaacaaataatatttcTTTAGTtacaattcagaaaaaaaaaatttgtgtcaATTGCAATCTGAGTTTTGATTGGAAGGCGTATCATCATCAACTCGACCCGAATCAGGTTGACGGAAAGCCCGACCCGAACCCATCATACCCATCATGCTAGCCAAGCTAGCAAATGCAAAAACCGATTGTAAAAATTCCAAACCATTGATCTCTCCACCCTCCATTCTTCGCCGGCCACCATCACTCTCACCACCTTCTATTTCAGCTGTCTCAGGCGGCATCATGAAGCGACAAACCGGGCATAGCCCATGGATCAACAACCACTTCTCAATACAACCCGAATGAAACACATGCTTACATGGCATCTCCCTTGCCTCTTCTTCAACTTCAAACTCTTCCAAACAAATACAACAATCTTTGCCACTCTCTTCCACTTTTGTCCTTGGCATTGCTTCTATGGAAGCTTTAGAAGCCGGCGCCGGACCAGGCTTATTATCTGCGACGGCTCCAAAGCCGCCGATCTGGAAAACTACGTAGACTACAGGACGAGGTTGTTGGGTCTGGGTAGGAGCTTCCGCCATATTAACTAGGAAAAACGAAGTTTTCTTGTTCTCTTTTCCCCTCTTTTTTGACCAGGAAAACCCAGAGAAACTTAAAGAATCTAAAGAAGAAGAATAGGaagagagaaaattttgaattgaatgaaaatgagggGGAAAGAGAATATTTTTATATAGGGAATCGAGAAGGCAGATCTGGAACATTCGGGAACAATGTAAATTCCAGGATGTTTGATGATTTCGTATGAAATTAAGTAAAACAGATTCTAGaagtttctattttattaatatatttgatcTGAAATTTCTTTTGACAGAATGTATTTTATATCTTAATTGGTAAAACGGAAAAGGTTTATAAAGTTTACCTATActcttttaaaattcaaaatttatacattaacatttaattttatatttttttatttaaaaactttgGTACTTTCATCTAATTTTGTCATTAAAATTAACTGTGTcaaatgtaaaataatttttttagtttttaatatttacagtttttttgtcaatttgatcctTACCATTTAGAAGTAGatcaaaagtttttaattttttttgttttaactagaaaaacataaaaaaattaaaaatatatttgaaaacatttaagaaaaaactctttaaaattcaaaataaaaaaatttaaaaatataaaaaaatactaaaattaaatgTTATCTAAATTAGATTAGACTAACCAGTGGGATCAAGACCAAGAACCGGTTGGAGTATCAGTCTGGCAAGAGGTAACAAAACCAGTTGACTCATAAACCACTACAGACTAGTTGAACTAAGCTAAAAAATCAGTTGAACTGATTTTGAATTAGTCTGTCCAATCGGTTCCCAGAACAATTAgttcaaaacaaataaattatgaaaaataaaatattaaaaattacaaaatcaatTCAGTTGCTAATTCAACTTGATTTTTAgctcgatttaatcattttgtaCTAATTCGCAAATCAACAGTGTTTTACCTCTTATCGAACCGATACCCTAGTTGATTCTTGATCTAATTGGTTCGATTAGGTTTAAATaacattgaattttaaaatttttataattttaaaatatttttaaaaaatatttttatttttcaattttttattttatttaaaaaattataaattattttgtttaaaatgttaaaaaataaattttaatttttcaattttatgtacttttaaaggGTTTGGacgaaattgataaaaaattgcaaatgttgagggctaaaaaaatttaaaagctttAAAAACCAATTGACTCGCAATTCGATATTAACTAGTTGAATTAGGCTAAAAATTAGTTGAACTAGCACCTGaactgattttttaaatttttattttttaataatttattttcttttgaattgATTGGACTTGTGGTTTTGAGAACCAATTGGTTAGACTAGTTCGaaattggttcaaccaatatTTAACTCGGTTCAATTAGTGTGTACAAGTTCACAGGTCAATCGATTTTTTAACTATCACCAAACCGATACCTCAATCGGTTCCTGATCGGATTGTCCGGTCCGGTTTAGGtaacatttaatttttgaaatttttgtttatatttttgaagtgattttaattttttataattttgaattttaaggagttatttttataatttttatttaaaaaaaatgtacttTTAAAAGGTTAGTACttacaaaaaaatagaaatattgagggtttaaaaagttattttacctTTGGCACAGTCAactttaacaataaaattaaattgagggatcaagatttttaaataaaaaaaatattggaaCTCAATGTCTCAAATTTATAaggactaatttttaaaatttaaaaattgaaggacctttgaaatatttaaacgaataagaaaaatatattttagcaTCTAATACCTGTGTAAATATATAGATTGCCTTTCCTTTAAtggaaattttcttatttcagattttctaatttattcaaaaatagtATGGGTTAGTAATAAAAACATCTTTATCGTTGTCTTATTTTAAAATACTActatattaataatttacaaaaaaaataagaatatcatcatattaatatttttattttataaatatatacttttttaataatttcctaattaaattaacatattaatttaacaataaatttttttaataattttataatacttgcctaattaaattttttaataaattttatttttaaatttttataaatattaatttttttaataataacatCATCATATTAATATAATCAttcaatttaacaataaaaaagatCAATAATCTAATTATAACATGATTTACAAACAAAACTAAGTCTCAAACGAACTTATGAAAGCTCTCAAACCAACCCGGAATCaaatagggacttaattgaaaacttAACAAAAAGTATAGAAATTTCAACAAATAAAGGTCATACGgctatgtgtctaggccgtatgatAGACTGTAACTGTGTGTGCTTGAGTCACACGACTATTTCGCCAAGTTGTGTAACTAATTGAAACTGAGTAGAAGGGAGTCACACAGCCGCGTGGACCAAGATGCAAAATTTCTAACTtaaagtcacacggccgtgttcttGGACTGTGTAACAAATTGAGATCGTGTGCTAAATTAAAGACCAAATGAACAATATCACATAGGTGTGTGGCCAACCCGTGTAACTTTTTGGAATCGTGTGATGCAAAAATCAATTTCTTTAAGAGGTCACATGGCCAGGTCACCAGCCCGTGTGgagacacacaaccgtgtacCAGACTGTGTGAAATAAAAAGTACCTTTTTATGCAAGATACCTATTTCAAACCAAACAAAACGCATACCAATGCTCATACTCATAATATACCTATTCAAACATGTCAAGATACACTATAAACATGTCTTAATCGTTTAACCAATATGTCACAATTGGCACCAAAAtactataaaattaaaatcaaccaTTTATTTACAAACATACCTTGCTATCCATACATCCACATTCAtcatttcatcatcatttttaaAAGCCAAAGCTCATGAAGTAAACTACACCATATTGACCAAAACATATATGCTATTCCATGCAACATACCAACCAAAAATGACTTTTATACTTTCGTTCATCGTACCTATGTCTGCATTCAAATAGTACCAATACATAAGTTTATAAAGTTGGAGGGTGGGTCAAATTAGTCAATTTTGTATACAAAACCTATATTAGGGGACAAAAGAAGACATTAGATGTAAAATGGCACAATGACATCTAAACAAAATCTAATCTATATTGATGAATGAGTAAAGAAATGAAAGTCATTATCATTAGACCTATagcttatttgaattttttttttgcatggtGTAATAATTATAgtttttgagaaattaaatatGAAACTAATTGCCTTTTAGTATTATGATTTAAACTGGCCTGTAGACATCCACTTGGTTTCACCTCTTGCATGAATATCACAACATCACTTTAATAAAATATCTCAAGGAACCATTAGttaagaaaaggaagaaaaatccTAAATCTAACACAAGGGAACGACCTAGTAAATTGGCATCattttagtaaaataatttaaatgcatCGCGACTTCGTAAGAACAGGGGAAGTCCAGAGAACTCATGAAATCTGGTCAGATCTACACCTCAAATATTGTTACGCCTCAAGTAATTTCTTCTTGTACG
This window of the Gossypium hirsutum isolate 1008001.06 chromosome A09, Gossypium_hirsutum_v2.1, whole genome shotgun sequence genome carries:
- the LOC107889864 gene encoding RING-H2 finger protein ATL40, coding for MAEAPTQTQQPRPVVYVVFQIGGFGAVADNKPGPAPASKASIEAMPRTKVEESGKDCCICLEEFEVEEEAREMPCKHVFHSGCIEKWLLIHGLCPVCRFMMPPETAEIEGGESDGGRRRMEGGEINGLEFLQSVFAFASLASMMGMMGSGRAFRQPDSGRVDDDTPSNQNSDCN